The Zygotorulaspora mrakii chromosome 3, complete sequence genome includes a region encoding these proteins:
- the PCL5 gene encoding Pcl5p (similar to Saccharomyces cerevisiae PCL5 (YHR071W); ancestral locus Anc_5.347), with protein MQQTKETDSLDHCLAYQTPPYDTKKQYEATSPSPRTSCIRSPELLIDQIAILLSSLTMNRCTTKIRNDSEVLGGFLREILKRSKCNKKVTLLSTLYFQKINNSQKDIDDLPEFAKCSKRAFLSCLILAHKFLNDNTFSLKTWSLISGLKQKDLSCMERWYLQKLDYKLFAAESELEDLEVRLFPKRRRSLDESLAEELVPHHRKIFKLAVINS; from the coding sequence ATGCAACAGACTAAAGAGACTGACAGTTTAGATCACTGTTTAGCTTATCAAACACCGCCTTATGACACTAAGAAGCAATATGAGGCCACATCACCGTCGCCGAGAACTTCGTGCATCCGGTCCCCCGAGTTATTGATTGATCAGATAGCGATTCTGTTATCCAGCTTGACGATGAATCGGTGCACAACGAAAATCAGGAATGATTCCGAGGTTTTAGGTGGGTTTTTGAGGGAGATTTTAAAAAGGTCCAAGTGTAATAAGAAGGTGACTCTACTGTCCACGCTATATTTCCAGAAAATCAATAATTCACAAAAAGATATAGATGACTTGCCGGAGTTTGCAAAGTGCTCTAAAAGAGCTTTTTTGTCGTGTCTGATATTGGCTCACAAGTTTCTCAACGACAacactttttcattgaagaCTTGGAGTCTTATCAGTGGCTTGAAACAAAAGGATTTGTCTTGTATGGAGCGCTGGTAccttcaaaaacttgattACAAGTTGTTTGCTGCGGAAAGTGAGTTAGAAGATTTGGAGGTACGTCTATTTCCCAAAAGGAGGAGATCTTTGGACGAAAGCCTCGCCGAAGAACTCGTACCTCACCATAGGAAAATCTTCAAACTTGCAGTAATCAATAGTTGA
- a CDS encoding Zn(II)2Cys6 transcription factor: MARVIRKRTKKYSHNGCKECKRRKIKCDEEQPVCWQCDRLNKRCQYNTKTNNRHSMGNEVFKDLERHQDDMANARSNLLSPLLYFSENNSVLNQSLDEEVQDSLPVPGSSILANDLSDLISLNLDELATVAESTTPHYSTPDGIMLSSPPFDSERIFQTNVPMSYISLSGLNHFYMKEFYNDFSKIILPLQAKENGVTCNPVRDILMIHARDSYYLLYALLACGARTSHRKTSLPEDLSSYKAYLRHCLTSLTTAMDQQFNSKLDSILLTILVLTCDNASNKSQAWRAHLHGAKDLLFKKSYTNQKPQSMTFLLCRAWYSSIEILAGLVSANGGTLQSNEELDLLTLPNDQKEAATLRELKIVSPEGVSLFHGYSMELVVALKDLIKLLRNENKSRVHYSKIIDLLARLNKQLSFQVISGAGIIPETHQYHPKNVRQDNLNHANIEIISIDGNKIAVSWLDIVHRSYTLASLITISTKLLNMKKECEMVQGMVRDLLDTAFFLDATNDSSKSYCSFLLQWPILVAGLNSIEEPDKIKVETFFRLLAELGSGSAGFVLVRMRKVWLKGLKFEQETPDQVDIVPY; encoded by the exons ATGGCTAGAGTAATTAGGAAACGAACCAAAAAATATAGCCACAACGGCTGCAAGGAGTGCAaacgaagaaaaattaaa TGCGATGAAGAACAGCCGGTTTGCTGGCAATGCGATAGACTAAACAAGCGATGTCAATATAATACCAAGACAAACAACAGACATAGTATGGGAAATGAAGTTTTCAAGGATCTTGAAAGACATCAAGATGATATGGCTAATGCCAGGAGCAATCTACTAAGCCCCCTGCTGTATTTCTCGGAAAACAACTCTGTATTGAACCAGTCTCTTGACGAAGAAGTTCAGGACTCTCTGCCTGTGCCTGGGAGCTCTATTTTGGCGAATGATCTGAGCGATTTGATAAGTCTGAATTTAGATGAATTAGCAACTGTTGCAGAATCTACAACACCTCATTACTCAACTCCCGACGGGATAATGCTGAGTTCTCCCCCATTTGACAGTGAGAGAATATTTCAGACCAATGTACCAATGAGCTACATCAGCTTAAGTGGCCTGAACCATTTTTACATGAAAGAGTTCTACAacgatttttcaaagattatttTGCCCTTGCAGGCAAAAGAAAACGGGGTAACGTGCAACCCGGTGAGAGATATATTAATGATTCACGCACGGGATTCATACTATCTTCTTTATGCGCTGCTGGCTTGTGGTGCTCGCACATCGCATCGTAAGACTTCTCTTCCTGAAGATTTGAGTAGTTATAAAGCATATCTAAGACATTGCTTAACATCGTTAACTACTGCGATGGATCAGCAATTCAACTCTAAATTGGATTCCATTCTCCTGACGATCCTAGTCTTAACATGTGATAATGCATCTAATAAAAGTCAAGCATGGAGAGCTCATCTGCATGGTGCTAAAGActtacttttcaaaaaatcttacACCAACCAGAAGCCACAATCTATGACATTTTTGTTGTGCAGGGCATGGTATTCTTCTATTGAGATTTTGGCGGGCCTAGTATCGGCAAACGGCGGCACGTTGCAATCCAATGAAGAGCTCGATCTTCTAACTCTACCAAACGATCAGAAGGAAGCAGCAACTCTTCGTGAGTTGAAAATTGTGAGCCCCGAAGGAGTCAGCCTGTTCCACGGATACTCTATGGAGCTGGTCGTTGCACTGAAAGATCTGATAAAGCTGCTTCGAAACGAGAATAAGTCCCGAGTGCACTATAGTAAAATTATTGACCTGCTCGCCAGATTAAATAAACAGCTGAGTTTTCAGGTTATTAGTGGAGCCGGAATTATACCAGAGACCCACCAGTACCATCCTAAAAATGTGAGGCAAGATAATTTAAATCACGCCAACATTGAGATAATATCCATCGATGGAAACAAAATTGCGGTCTCATGGCTAGATATAGTCCATCGGTCATACACACTAGCTTCTTTGATAACTATATCCACCAAACTTCTGAACATGAAAAAGGAGTGTGAAATGGTCCAGGGGATGGTTAGAGATTTGCTGGACACGGCTTTCTTCCTTGATGCAACTAACGATTCCTCAAAATCTTATTGCTCTTTTCTGCTGCAATGGCCGATATTGGTTGCTGGTTTGAACAGCATTGAGGAGCCAGATAAAATCAAAGTGGAGACCTTCTTTAGACTTCTAGCTGAACTGGGTTCAGGCTCTGCGGGGTTTGTTCTTGTTAGAATGCGAAAAGTTTGGCTGAAGGGCTTAAAATTCGAACAAGAGACTCCAGATCAGGTCGATATAGTACCTTATTGA
- a CDS encoding agmatinase, with protein sequence MKFSENCLLLVSAASACAFSISEQISLSCNCKDSEAATAKPTVNKSFLDSYFGNFLDGVAEDFMSMTKDKHEPLPLADHYRALAVHDEYEYPDPNDLRDINGSAVLYRGGEFGYIDTFAHLPLVSCFDPDLYEEEPFDIAIIGAPFDSGVSYRPGARFGPSGIRLGSRRLAPAYSVYNEKLNPYKNWARIVDCGSPPVTPLDNRIAIDQIYRANRAAGKHAVTEENKSKHPKIFTLGGDHTITLPAIKAAYENWGKVSVIHFDSHLDTWNPYYFGGNVTDYQSLNHGTYLHWAHEKGLLTDTSIHAAIRGPYPGKRDVEHDISCGFDRILARDIDRIGTDGIIRKIKERVGNGPVYITVDVDSMDPSVAPASGTVEPGGWTSRELLTILDGLEGLNVIGGDVVEVSPPFDTAAEITSIVAAQVADSIISLMVLQGESSIGEN encoded by the coding sequence ATGAAGTTTTCAGAAAATTGCCTTCTGTTGGTTTCAGCGGCTTCCGCATGTGCTTTCTCAATCTCAGAACAAATTTCTCTCAGCTGTAATTGTAAAGATTCCGAAGCGGCGACTGCTAAACCGACAGTTAACAAGTCATTTTTAGATTCTTATTTTGGTAATTTTCTGGACGGCGTCGCTGAAGATTTTATGTCCATGACTAAGGACAAACATGAGCCTCTTCCGCTAGCAGATCACTACCGCGCCTTAGCTGTTCATGATGAGTATGAATATCCAGACCCCAATGATCTAAGAGACATCAATGGCTCGGCAGTCCTTTATCGTGGTGGAGAATTTGGATATATTGATACTTTTGCTCATCTTCCATTGGTCAGCTGTTTTGATCCTGATCTGTACGAAGAGGAGCCTTTCGATATTGCTATCATCGGTGCCCCATTTGACTCGGGAGTCTCGTACAGACCGGGCGCTCGATTTGGGCCATCGGGGATTAGACTTGGATCGAGAAGATTGGCACCAGCTTATTCGGTGTATAACGAAAAACTAAACCCTTATAAAAATTGGGCAAGAATTGTTGATTGTGGATCCCCTCCTGTAACACCTCTTGATAACAGAATCGCCATTGATCAAATTTACAGAGCCAATAGAGCCGCAGGAAAGCATGCTGTTACGGAAGAGAATAAGTCCAAACACCCCAAGATCTTCACGCTCGGTGGCGATCATACTATTACTTTACCAGCTATCAAAGCTGCATACGAGAATTGGGGGAAGGTTTCCGTCATCCATTTCGACTCTCATTTGGATACATGGAATCCATACTACTTCGGCGGAAACGTCACAGATTACCAGTCTTTGAATCATGGGACATACTTGCATTGGGCACATGAAAAGGGACTTTTGACGGATACTTCCATTCATGCTGCGATTAGAGGTCCCTACCctggaaaaagagatgtGGAGCACGATATCAGCTGTGGATTTGACAGAATATTGGCGAGAGACATCGACAGAATCGGCACTGATGGAATAATTaggaaaatcaaagaaaggGTTGGAAATGGTCCTGTTTATATTACTGTGGACGTCGACTCAATGGATCCCTCCGTAGCTCCTGCCAGTGGGACTGTCGAACCAGGTGGATGGACATCTCGGGAATTGCTCACCATTCTTGACGGATTAGAGGGCCTCAACGTTATAGGAGGAGACGTTGTCGAAGTTTCCCCACCCTTCGATACTGCTGCAGAAATCACTTCCATTGTTGCCGCCCAAGTTGCCGACTCCATTATCTCACTGATGGTTTTACAAGGCGAGTCCTCAATTGGTGAAAACTGA
- a CDS encoding MATE family efflux transporter: protein METTPLLQNVISKRSTSALITHGTYNEQEPAGDIVEKLDTKDEVWTILKASLPLVTTFFLQFSLTIVSIFSVGRIGKNELASVSLAIMTFNVSVSVFNGMATCLDTLCSQAYGAKRYDLVGIYFQRCTCMIIVASIPLVLIWCFSSHLFLLIVQDRQLALLAEKFLRGMSFGVPGYIVFETGKRFLQAQGNFVGGQYCLFIAAPTNILLNYLLVWNEKLSIGLLGAPLATSISYWLMSIMLLCYIKFIDGKQCWYGLNIREAFRGWNTMLALALNGTAMMLSEFIAFEILTLSVSRLGTSSLAAQSIASSLATLLFQIPFGISVAASTRIAYYVGAGSIAMAKIANRLTLLLALAVGFLSFSIVFIFKTEIVHIFTDDEEVAKYATVAVGILGINQIFDCPNVLLAGCLRGQGHQHIGSALNIFIYYVIAVPLALYLAFDAGLGLKGLWIGIGVGVFVLAMSEGYFVLLKSDWSQILLEARKRNSMTSQI from the coding sequence ATGGAAACAACTCCTTTACTTCAAAACGTAATAAGTAAGAGATCTACATCTGCACTTATTACACACGGAACTTACAATGAGCAGGAGCCTGCTGGTGATATCgtggaaaaattggatACAAAGGACGAGGTTTGGACCATATTGAAGGCTTCGCTACCACTCGTAACTACATTTTTCCTCCAGTTCTCACTGACGATAGTATCGATTTTCTCAGTGGGACGTATTGGTAAAAATGAGCTGGCCTCTGTCTCATTGGCCATCATGACATTCAATGTCAGCGTTTCTGTGTTTAATGGAATGGCAACTTGTCTAGATACTCTCTGTTCTCAAGCATATGGAGCAAAGCGCTATGATCTTGTCGGAATTTATTTCCAGAGATGCACCTGCATGATAATTGTTGCCTCGATTCCTTTGGTATTGATATGGTGTTTCTCCTcacatctttttctcttgataGTGCAGGATCGGCAGCTAGCATTATTAGCAGAGAAATTTTTACGAGGAATGTCATTTGGTGTTCCTGGATATATCGTATTTGAAACGGGGAAGAGGTTTCTGCAGGCGCAGGGCAACTTTGTTGGTGGTCAATATTGTTTGTTCATTGCTGCACCAACAAACATATTATTGAATTATCTGCTAGTGTGGAATGAAAAACTTAGTATAGGGCTTCTTGGAGCGCCATTGGCGACTTCCATCTCCTACTGGCTGATGAGCATCATGTTACTTTGCTATATCAAATTTATTGATGGCAAACAGTGCTGGTATGGATTGAACATTAGAGAGGCATTCAGAGGGTGGAATACCATGCTGGCCCTGGCGCTTAATGGAACAGCTATGATGCTCTCTGAGTTTattgcttttgaaattttgactCTATCTGTTTCAAGATTAGGTACTTCGTCTCTTGCTGCACAATCGATAGCATCTTCGCTTGCCACACTCCTGTTTCAAATCCCATTCGGAATATCTGTGGCTGCGTCGACGAGAATTGCCTATTATGTGGGTGCTGGATCTATTGCCATGGCAAAAATAGCTAATCGCTTGACCCTGTTATTGGCACTTGCTGTTGGCTTCCTCAGTTTTTCTATCGTCTTCATCTTTAAAACAGAAATAGTCCATATTTTCACCGATGATGAGGAAGTTGCGAAATACGCTACCGTTGCTGTTGGTATTTTGGGAATTAATCAGATATTTGATTGCCCGAACGTTTTGCTTGCTGGGTGCTTGCGTGGGCAAGGTCATCAGCATATCGGCAGTGCgttgaatattttcatatATTATGTCATTGCTGTACCGCTGGCATTATACTTAGCTTTCGATGCCGGTCTGGGGTTGAAAGGTCTATGGATTGGCATTGGGGTTGGGGTGTTCGTACTTGCTATGAGCGAGGGTTACTTCGTATTGCTGAAATCCGACTGGTCTCAAATTCTATTGGAGGccagaaagagaaattctATGACTTCCCAGATATAA
- a CDS encoding nucleobase cation symporter-1 family protein: MLKIDGEKIRKLDQFFQVPHDAGEDLTVLKNPDLEPMPAERRIWGIWSFFGYWGVPNITIWTWSTGSAMLSLGLNIQHTMGALTLGNVMICLYTCLNSGPGTRYKIGYTVCQRMIFGIYGSGIGILIRIFLSIVFYGSQSWLGGLGFVVMFSSWSKSYMNMEDTFPSSLAMTTRDFIGFLVFQAVQYGFFFLKPEKMNKPVNFSCLITIIAMGGVFITTLAKNHGAGPIYSQPVTLSKGYTGWMWLYSMTIWYGALSPDCTNQSDFSRFASSKKKMYIGIISSVMLTGTVVPLMGLLCASATQQLYGTELWLPTDICLQWMADNYSPGARAASFFCGLAFMSSQMTFNVIANGFAGGMDLAGVAPRYINIRRGAVITALISWATQPWNFYNSSSVFITVMSSFGVIVTPIIAIIVADFHIVRRGKLPLSHLYSTSPDGTFYFTKGFNFRAIFTWTCGVVPGLPGLADAVSPISGFPEGMRNFFYGNIIFAFFCPLILYVIICKIFPLKNLGMVDEEGVYEDFTTDDLENNGKYSYKLTTLEGIEGDTNEVGKEINFKA, encoded by the coding sequence ATGTTGAAGATTGACGGTGAGAAAATTAGAAAGTTGgaccaattttttcaagtacCTCATGATGCTGGAGAAGATCTCACTGTGCTTAAGAATCCGGATCTTGAGCCGATGCCTGCGGAGAGAAGAATATGGGGCATCTGGTCTTTCTTTGGTTATTGGGGTGTTCCCAACATTACAATCTGGACATGGAGTACAGGGTCCGCTATGCTTTCTCTAGGACTAAATATTCAACATACGATGGGGGCTTTGACCTTAGGTAATGTGATGATATGTCTCTATACATGCCTTAATTCGGGACCTGGAACTAGATACAAAATTGGATATACAGTTTGCCAACGTATGATTTTCGGCATTTACGGTTCCGGAATAGGTATATTGATCAGAATTTTCCTCTCTATCGTTTTCTATGGCTCCCAAAGCTGGCTTGGTGGTCTAGGATTTGTCGTTATGTTTTCTTCATGGAGCAAAAGCTATATGAATATGGAAGATACCTTCCCCTCGAGTCTGGCTATGACCACTAGAGATTTTATTGGCTTTCTCGTGTTCCAAGCAGTGCAATAcggatttttttttctaaagccagaaaagatgaataAACCGGTCAActtttcttgtttgattACCATAATTGCCATGGGCGGTGTTTTTATCACGACTCTAGCTAAGAATCATGGAGCCGGACCAATTTATTCACAGCCAGTGACTTTAAGTAAGGGGTACACTGGCTGGATGTGGCTTTACTCAATGACTATCTGGTATGGTGCTCTCTCCCCGGATTGTACCAATCAGTCCgacttttcaagatttgCAAGTTCTAAAAAGAAGATGTACATTGGAATTATCTCTTCTGTTATGTTAACAGGTACAGTTGTTCCTCTGATGGGATTACTTTGTGCTTCTGCTACCCAACAACTCTATGGCACTGAACTTTGGCTTCCAACAGATATCTGTCTACAATGGATGGCTGATAATTATTCACCAGGTGCTAGAGCTGCTTCCTTCTTTTGTGGACTTGCTTTTATGTCTTCTCAGATGACATTTAATGTGATCGCCAACGGCTTTGCTGGAGGTATGGATCTGGCTGGAGTGGCACCGCGTTACATTAACATAAGAAGAGGCGCTGTCATTACAGCGCTAATATCGTGGGCAACTCAGCCATGGAATTTCTACAACTCGTCCTCAGTATTCATTACTGTCATGAGTTCTTTTGGTGTAATAGTCACTCCGATAATTGCAATCATAGTTGCTGATTTTCATATTGTCCGCAGAGGTAAATTGCCATTGTCACATCTTTATAGTACAAGTCCTGATGGAACATTTTACTTCACAAAGGGGTTCAATTTCAGGGCAATATTCACTTGGACATGTGGTGTGGTTCCCGGACTTCCTGGACTCGCAGATGCAGTAAGTCCAATAAGTGGATTTCCAGAGGGAATGAGAAACTTCTTTTATGGAAATATTATATTCGCGTTCTTCTGTCCGCTGATATTGTACGTGATAATCTGCAAGATTTTcccattgaaaaatctcgGAATggttgatgaagaaggtgTATATGAAGATTTCACCACAGATGACCTTGAAAATAATGGAAAATATTCCTATAAGCTCACCACTCTTGAGGGAATCGAGGGTGATACCAACGAAGTAGGGAAGGaaataaatttcaaagcttga
- the HIM1 gene encoding Him1p (similar to Saccharomyces cerevisiae HIM1 (YDR317W); ancestral locus Anc_5.348): protein MITNSNLASVKEARFNDSFLFFGSTGLIGSMALENLLNVDLYLYNTQDLQRRVDGSAQNTRNFNFDKIVYCMNRRFNTTETPHKNEHIANNSRIQKKQITLGKETYFLRNSTSSSPPQSQSTNISLTNDALQENGVITVSSNIHTYGTSFIYRLSKRKHQLEFHSGGGKIVSIVFQFYHVEIVHPESSEWGDLMPLIFNGNHKLTPDNAKKSFFQGPLPSLEQISTMVCTLGSNANRARKSELSRSYVDYHLTFQLVKNFAVSNGKRLVIVTSFNNSVIRHIFPYFKTKSKLESDLQEKIVPELAHLTIVRPGPLIGTHPKPKTNEKTLVLRKSSYFPMQLLLCKKFCWDYKKSLLADINRIGLKTKASELIARAMYRKPGSWLLGYCIPASKTALVVSMRAIEPVTDHLAKSCEIITSEQLDYIV, encoded by the coding sequence ATGATAACAAATAGTAATTTGGCTTCAGTAAAAGAAGCGCGTTTTAATGAtagttttttgttttttggaTCCACTGGATTGATTGGATCTATGGCACTCGAGAACCTTCTCAATGTTGATCTGTACCTGTACAATACACAAGATCTGCAAAGAAGGGTAGACGGGTCGGCTCAAAATACACGCAACTTCAATTTCGATAAAATTGTATACTGTATGAATAGGCGATTCAATACTACCGAGACACCCCATAAAAATGAACATATTGCGAACAATTCTAGgattcaaaagaaacagaTTACACTAGGTAAGGAGACATATTTCCTGAGAAACAGTACATCGTCTTCGCCGCCGCAGTCACAATCTACAAATATCTCCTTGACAAATGATGCCCTGCAGGAGAATGGAGTCATCACAGTCAGTTCAAACATTCACACCTATGGAACCTCATTTATTTATCGGTTATCCAAGAGGAAACATCAACTGGAGTTTCATTCCGGTGGAGGAAAGATCGTATCCATAGTTTTCCAGTTTTATCATGTCGAAATCGTACATCCAGAGTCTTCGGAATGGGGTGACTTAATGCCCTTAATCTTCAATGGAAATCATAAACTGACGCCTGACAATGCCAAGAAGAGCTTTTTTCAGGGTCCGCTACCTAGCCTAGAGCAAATATCTACTATGGTCTGTACCCTTGGTTCAAACGCCAACCGAGCAAGGAAGAGCGAATTGTCCAGATCTTACGTTGATTATCATTTGACGTTTCAACTGGTTAAAAACTTTGCCGTGTCCAATGGTAAGCGGTTGGTGATTGTGACTTCCTTCAACAATTCAGTGATTAGGCACATTTTCCcttatttcaaaacaaaatcaaaattagaATCTGATTTACAGGAAAAAATCGTTCCAGAGTTGGCTCATTTGACAATCGTAAGGCCTGGTCCACTTATCGGAACGCACCCTAAGCCTAAAACAAATGAGAAAACCTTGGTCCTTCGAAAATCGTCATATTTCCCCATGCAATTGCTCTtatgcaaaaaattctgttgGGATTATAAGAAGTCATTGTTAGCAGATATCAATCGTATTGGACTCAAAACAAAAGCTTCTGAGCTTATCGCAAGAGCAATGTATCGCAAACCAGGTTCTTGGCTACTGGGTTACTGTATCCCCGCTTCTAAAACAGCTCTAGTTGTTTCGATGAGGGCCATTGAGCCTGTCACGGACCATTTAGCCAAATCGTGCGAGATCATCACTAGCGAGCAGCTCGATTACATTGTGTAA
- the MCM21 gene encoding Mcm21p (similar to Saccharomyces cerevisiae MCM21 (YDR318W); ancestral locus Anc_5.349): MAEIGDLEQDIEALTKEIDFLTDKRDSLKTKVKLNNRSLLTKHPLVKDFQSLFDSFPHLFDTLSNQVPETNPDDYEVDSLLLKGPEIARQEIFKEPNDVQRIVEHKVFDDSISNLLGKNIMSSVPKHKSWPTNPINSGLIEKIRLENAYRLFGITYFPVVDPSDLRKNEATNEMIVTRDMLGIRLEIFNERDSKFEKPYYILLKKNSKTLAWELFKHTIPVYIDVQNSFQNSTTVPITTYEDVYLFAKEVYINLAKGSERRQQLIELEQEGLVTDLQVDLESAQVSFVLNGLQIQLLLNDQHVVSCFAKDHGDSELGNIEQLFLGPLRELKHTIRHLKN; the protein is encoded by the exons ATGGCGGAAATTGGTGATTTGGAACAAGATATCGAGGCTCTTACAAAAGAGA TCGACTTTTTAACTGATAAAAGAGATTCTTTGAAGACAAAAGTAAAACTAAATAACAGATCATTGCTTACAAAGCATCCTTTGGTTAaagattttcaatctcttttcgACAGCTTCCCACATTTATTCGACACATTATCGAACCAGGTGCCTGAAACAAATCCCGATGATTATGAAGTTGATAGTTTGTTACTCAAAGGTCCTGAGATAGCACGACAAGAAATATTTAAAGAGCCGAACGATGTTCAACGAATCGTTGAGCATAAGGTATTCGATGACAGCATTTCTAACTTGCTTGGCAAGAATATTATGAGTTCGGTCCCGAAGCACAAATCCTGGCCGACCAATCCAATAAATAGCGGTTTAATCGAAAAAATACGTCTAGAAAATGCCTACAGACTGTTTGGCATTACTTATTTTCCTGTGGTTGATCCGAGTGATCTACGAAAAAACGAAGCTACGAATGAAATGATAGTGACCAGAGACATGTTAGGCATACGATTagaaatattcaatgaaagAGACTCAAAGTTCGAGAAACCCTATTATATATtactgaagaaaaattcaaaaacccTTGCTTGGGAGCTATTCAAACATACTATTCCCGTCTATATAGATGTACAGAATAGTTTCCAGAATTCTACCACTGTGCCGATAACAACTTATGAAGATGTGTACCTTTTCGCAAAGGAGGTTTATATAAATTTGGCAAAGGGTAGTGAAAGAAGACAACAATTGATTGAACTGGAACAGGAGGGCCTCGTTACAGATTTACAAGTGGATTTAGAGTCTGCACAAGTAAGCTTTGTGTTAAATGGACTCCAAATACAACTGCTTCTGAACGATCAACATGTCGTTTCTTGCTTTGCCAAAGACCATGGGGACTCAGAATTAGGAAACATCGAGCAACTGTTTCTAGGACCTCTAAGAGAGCTGAAACATACGATAAGGCATCTGAAAAACTAG
- the YFT2 gene encoding Yft2p (similar to Saccharomyces cerevisiae YDR319C; ancestral locus Anc_5.350) has protein sequence MNNKRHNELSTRLEIHSRIVMALKVPKITCRWINFIYPSELFVGSTIAWLLGEETLSKQRNEWYLLQSGNMINQIFAYKGNLIWTFLFIGLAVARTYLESRISADLPRDARMIGRNPVKGCIKQYVSKIILKNVLLLLIFFIIDRTFILTGGSCSSGSKIRSAERCKANGGKWEGGFDISGHFCFLVNISMILWLELQQLRHYIVEQELQFALNTWCQAIVGCTVSVLIMWIVILMVTSIYYHTVLEKIIGCAMGYICPIVMFVIIPKNLRLNKLLYQ, from the coding sequence ATGAATAACAAACGACATAATGAGCTCAGCACAAGATTAGAGATCCACTCAAGAATTGTAATGGCTTTGAAAGTCCCAAAGATAACCTGTAGGTGGATAAATTTCATATATCCAAGTGAATTATTTGTAGGAAGCACCATAGCATGGCTTCTTGGTGAAGAGACGCTTTCTAAGCAGAGAAATGAGTGGTATTTACTTCAATCCGGGAACATGATCAATCAGATCTTTGCATACAAAGGTAACTTGATTTGGACATTTCTGTTTATTGGATTGGCCGTCGCACGAACATATCTTGAAAGTCGTATCTCCGCAGATTTACCTCGAGATGCAAGAATGATAGGCCGTAATCCTGTTAAAGGTTGCATTAAACAATATGTGAGCAAGATCATTCTAAAAAACGTCCTGCTGCtacttatttttttcattatagATAGGACTTTCATTCTTACTGGAGGTTCGTGCTCTAGCGGCAGTAAGATAAGATCAGCAGAAAGATGCAAAGCGAATGGTGGTAAATGGGAAGGAGGATTCGATATAAGTGGTCATTTCTGCTTCTTGGTTAACATAAGCATGATTCTGTGGCTTGAACTGCAACAACTTCGACATTACATTGTGGAACAAGAACTTCAATTCGCGCTCAACACATGGTGCCAGGCAATTGTCGGTTGCACAGTAAGTGTACTTATCATGTGGATTGTAATACTAATGGTAACCTCGATATACTACCATACTGTCctggaaaaaattattGGCTGCGCCATGGGTTATATTTGTCCTATTGTCATGTTTGTGATCataccaaaaaatttaagATTGAATAAATTGCTGTACCAATAA